Proteins found in one Pirellulales bacterium genomic segment:
- a CDS encoding amidase — translation MSNKLCWMSASEIARQVRAGRLSPREPLEAVLAQADRVNPRVNALITRLDESARAQALALESRIAAGEPVGPLAGVPVSVKDLHLMADVRTTFGCKLYEDFVAEWDHPIVERLRAADAILFAKTNTSEFGLVPLTANSIFGDSHNPWQADCNTGGSSGGSAAAVACGMGPLATGSDGGGSIRVPAAFCGIYGLKPQMGRIPHVAFPRGWESLSHQGVLSRNVLDTALALDVLSGPHPADRQSLPAPAESFVAACRYEPRGWKLAWCPRLGDLAADAEVLEICEQAALRFEDLGCVVDEVALDLPDLGPAQQQIVLCEAATAMETAREAWRDAVFPANRKIYDQAQRLTFQDLIRANWARDDYLERLAPLFAQYDALLTPTASITAPQNGTLGPKELNGAPQRSLFWLSYCVPFNMTGQPAASLPAGMSASGLPVGLQIVGGRFDEARVLALSAAYQEAFDWTLVHPPAAM, via the coding sequence ATGTCGAACAAGCTGTGCTGGATGTCGGCCTCGGAGATCGCTCGGCAGGTCCGCGCCGGGCGCCTGTCGCCGCGGGAGCCATTGGAAGCTGTATTGGCGCAGGCCGATCGCGTAAATCCGCGCGTCAACGCACTCATTACTCGGCTCGACGAATCGGCCCGCGCGCAGGCGTTGGCCCTCGAAAGTCGCATTGCGGCGGGCGAGCCGGTGGGGCCCTTGGCAGGGGTTCCGGTGAGCGTGAAGGATTTGCACCTGATGGCCGACGTCCGCACCACGTTTGGATGCAAGCTGTACGAAGATTTCGTCGCCGAGTGGGATCATCCGATTGTCGAACGGTTGCGCGCCGCCGACGCGATTCTGTTTGCCAAGACCAACACCTCGGAGTTTGGCCTCGTACCGCTCACGGCCAATTCCATTTTTGGCGACTCGCACAATCCGTGGCAGGCGGATTGTAATACCGGCGGATCGAGCGGTGGCTCGGCCGCAGCGGTCGCCTGTGGCATGGGGCCATTAGCCACCGGCAGCGACGGTGGCGGGTCGATTCGCGTTCCGGCGGCATTTTGCGGCATTTATGGTCTCAAGCCGCAGATGGGCCGCATTCCGCACGTGGCCTTCCCGCGCGGTTGGGAGTCGCTGTCGCATCAGGGGGTGTTGTCGCGCAATGTGCTAGACACCGCGCTGGCGCTCGACGTGTTATCGGGACCTCATCCGGCCGACCGGCAGTCGTTGCCCGCGCCTGCAGAATCGTTTGTGGCGGCCTGTCGATATGAACCTCGCGGTTGGAAGCTGGCCTGGTGCCCTCGGCTTGGCGATCTGGCGGCCGACGCCGAGGTGCTGGAAATTTGCGAACAGGCAGCGCTGCGATTTGAAGACCTGGGCTGCGTGGTCGACGAAGTGGCGCTGGACCTGCCCGATCTGGGCCCGGCGCAACAACAAATTGTGCTCTGCGAGGCGGCGACCGCCATGGAAACGGCGCGCGAGGCTTGGCGCGACGCGGTGTTTCCCGCCAATCGTAAGATCTACGATCAAGCGCAGCGGTTAACCTTTCAGGATTTGATTCGCGCCAATTGGGCGCGCGACGATTATTTAGAGCGCTTGGCGCCGCTATTCGCTCAATACGACGCGCTGCTCACGCCGACCGCCTCGATTACCGCGCCACAGAATGGCACGCTGGGTCCCAAGGAATTGAACGGCGCGCCGCAGCGCAGCCTGTTTTGGCTCAGCTATTGCGTGCCGTTCAATATGACTGGTCAGCCCGCCGCCAGCCTGCCGGCGGGCATGTCCGCCAGCGGCCTGCCGGTCGGCTTGCAGATCGTTGGAGGCCGCTTCGACGAGGCGCGCGTACTAGCCCTCAGCGCTGCGTATCAGGAGGCGTTCGACTGGACGCTGGTCCACCCGCCCGCGGCGATGTAG